Proteins encoded together in one Micromonospora kangleipakensis window:
- a CDS encoding NADPH-dependent FMN reductase: MSDFAPSNDPALRVAVIIGSARGGGSGLSVAEWFTGHVGHRPDIDLDVVDVAGLDLPVSMPGRDGLPAPAPGTQAVLADVSPRLAAAEAFVVVTPEYNHSFPASLKNLIDWHYTQWQAKPIGFVSYGGLSGGLRAVEQLRQVFAELHAMTVRDSVSLHGPWSGLGEDGRPLDPVVLESAAKNMVDQLLWWGRALRTARAEHPYGM, encoded by the coding sequence ATGTCTGACTTCGCACCTTCGAACGACCCCGCGCTCCGGGTCGCCGTCATCATCGGAAGTGCTCGTGGCGGCGGCTCCGGCCTGTCGGTCGCCGAGTGGTTCACCGGCCATGTGGGCCACCGCCCCGACATCGATCTGGACGTTGTCGATGTCGCCGGCCTGGATCTTCCCGTGTCCATGCCCGGGCGGGACGGCCTTCCCGCCCCCGCGCCGGGGACTCAGGCCGTTCTCGCCGACGTCAGCCCACGGCTGGCCGCCGCCGAGGCGTTCGTCGTCGTCACGCCCGAGTACAACCACAGCTTTCCGGCCTCGTTGAAGAACCTCATCGACTGGCACTACACCCAGTGGCAGGCCAAGCCGATCGGCTTCGTCTCCTACGGCGGGTTGAGCGGCGGGCTTCGCGCCGTCGAGCAGCTTCGTCAGGTCTTCGCCGAGCTGCACGCCATGACTGTGCGCGACTCCGTCAGCCTGCACGGGCCCTGGTCCGGGCTGGGCGAGGACGGCAGACCGCTCGACCCGGTGGTCCTCGAGAGCGCCGCCAAGAACATGGTCGACCAGCTGTTGTGGTGGGGCCGCGCGCTGCGCACCGCTCGCGCCGAGCACCCGTACGGTATGTGA
- a CDS encoding MFS transporter yields the protein MAVLDVTIVNVDLHPLATVFDAPLATVQWIATGYTLALCAVIPLAAWAMSRFGAKRAYLTALALFTGGSAASHLRFRPSRHTTNPPPKE from the coding sequence ATGGCCGTGCTCGACGTGACCATCGTCAACGTCGATCTCCATCCGCTGGCGACGGTGTTCGACGCGCCACTCGCCACCGTGCAGTGGATCGCCACCGGCTACACGCTCGCTCTTTGCGCCGTGATCCCGCTGGCTGCCTGGGCCATGAGCCGCTTCGGCGCCAAGCGCGCCTACCTCACCGCGTTGGCCCTGTTCACCGGCGGCTCCGCCGCTAGCCACCTCCGGTTTAGACCATCCCGCCACACGACAAACCCACCACCAAAGGAATGA
- a CDS encoding LLM class flavin-dependent oxidoreductase, translated as MIDVPLSVLDVAPVDATGSSAEALRHTTALAVRAEELGYRRFWVAEHHNTPWVASSSPAVLIAHLAASTSTIRVGSGGVQLPNHAPLVVAEQFGTLEALHPGRVDLGIGRTSGTDQVTALALRRTTKGLSAESFPQEFDDLIGYFTRREPRMGITAIPALGNMPKIWLLGSGGFSAQLAGTLGLPFSFAHHFSSANTLPALALYRQHFRPSEYLDKPYAMVSVNAICADTDERAEYLAGPAMLSFLRMHTGRAQLLASPAEAARYPYTPQELELARSRFEGQALGSPETVARQLAELRERTGADELMLTTQVYDIEDRIRSFELIAKQAATA; from the coding sequence GTGATTGACGTACCTCTCTCTGTCCTCGATGTCGCTCCGGTCGACGCCACCGGATCCTCCGCCGAGGCCCTCCGGCACACCACGGCGCTCGCGGTCCGCGCCGAGGAGCTGGGTTACCGGCGGTTCTGGGTGGCCGAGCACCACAACACGCCGTGGGTCGCCAGTTCGTCCCCGGCTGTGCTGATCGCGCATTTGGCGGCGTCGACCTCGACGATCCGGGTCGGCTCGGGCGGCGTGCAGCTGCCCAACCATGCCCCGCTGGTGGTGGCCGAGCAGTTCGGCACCCTGGAGGCGCTGCACCCGGGCCGGGTCGACCTGGGCATCGGCCGGACGTCCGGCACCGACCAGGTCACCGCGCTGGCCCTGCGCCGGACGACGAAGGGCCTGTCCGCCGAGTCGTTCCCGCAGGAGTTTGACGATCTCATCGGGTACTTCACCAGGCGCGAGCCCCGGATGGGGATCACCGCGATCCCTGCGCTGGGCAACATGCCGAAGATCTGGCTGCTCGGATCGGGCGGGTTCAGCGCGCAGCTGGCCGGCACGCTGGGCCTGCCGTTCAGCTTCGCGCACCACTTCAGCTCCGCCAACACGCTGCCGGCACTGGCCCTGTACCGGCAGCACTTCCGCCCGTCGGAGTACCTCGACAAGCCGTATGCGATGGTCTCGGTCAACGCGATCTGCGCGGATACCGACGAGCGCGCGGAGTACCTGGCCGGCCCGGCCATGCTGTCCTTCCTGCGCATGCATACCGGCCGAGCGCAGCTGCTGGCCAGCCCTGCGGAAGCGGCCCGGTACCCGTACACGCCGCAGGAGCTGGAGCTGGCGCGGTCGCGGTTCGAGGGGCAGGCGCTCGGCTCCCCGGAGACCGTGGCCCGCCAGCTCGCCGAGCTGCGCGAGCGCACGGGTGCGGACGAGCTGATGCTGACCACCCAGGTCTACGACATCGAGGACCGGATCCGCTCGTTCGAGCTGATCGCCAAGCAGGCGGCCACCGCCTGA
- a CDS encoding TetR family transcriptional regulator: MDEHRDTKQDFTETVQGDGIVLVDFWAAWCGPCRQFAPATHVMTGGGHLPEVFARRPKRADARRNYESLIAAAREAFAENGASASLEEVARRAGVGIGTLYRNFPNRRDLFEAVYVEEVRALTRSAADLADLPPWDALVAWLHRFVGYAATKRALAEELLHDSEVFRTCRTEIYTASEPMMRRAQAAGVVRDDISFDDVVRLVSGLTMARFPEPDQRERVLGVALDGLRPPPAPR; the protein is encoded by the coding sequence ATAGATGAGCACCGTGACACCAAGCAGGACTTCACCGAGACGGTGCAGGGCGACGGCATCGTGCTGGTGGACTTTTGGGCCGCGTGGTGCGGGCCGTGCCGCCAGTTCGCGCCGGCGACGCACGTCATGACCGGCGGAGGGCACCTGCCCGAGGTCTTCGCACGGCGGCCCAAACGGGCCGACGCCCGGCGCAACTACGAGTCGCTGATCGCGGCGGCCCGCGAGGCGTTCGCGGAGAACGGAGCGTCGGCCTCGCTGGAGGAGGTGGCCCGGCGCGCCGGCGTAGGCATCGGCACCCTCTACCGGAACTTCCCAAATCGACGGGACCTGTTCGAAGCCGTCTACGTCGAGGAGGTCCGAGCGCTCACCCGATCCGCCGCCGACCTCGCCGACCTGCCCCCGTGGGATGCCCTCGTCGCCTGGTTGCACCGTTTCGTCGGATATGCCGCTACGAAGCGGGCGCTGGCTGAAGAGCTGCTGCACGACTCCGAGGTGTTCCGTACGTGTCGGACGGAGATCTACACCGCGAGCGAGCCGATGATGCGCCGCGCCCAGGCGGCCGGGGTGGTCCGCGACGACATCAGCTTTGACGACGTGGTCCGGCTGGTCAGCGGCCTCACAATGGCCCGATTCCCCGAGCCGGACCAGCGCGAGCGGGTGCTCGGCGTCGCCCTCGACGGCCTACGCCCCCCACCCGCGCCGCGCTGA
- a CDS encoding Rieske (2Fe-2S) protein: MSDVQVLTGPGTQSRRALLTGAGAVGAAAVLAACGGDDSGDGAGAPTTAVSPTATGGGGPAAGQPLKTTDIPVGGGKIFAKEGVVVTQPNPSEFKGFSSICTHQNCTVSRVEGGTINCLCHGSKFSTFTAPFPDFLRPTIRRVEQGLDLVVGQRPATRPSLEVADVGDGVPLVQDLRRGLADPLRQPPSRSRGR; the protein is encoded by the coding sequence ATGAGCGACGTTCAGGTGCTCACCGGGCCGGGCACGCAGAGCCGTCGGGCCCTGCTCACAGGTGCGGGCGCGGTCGGTGCGGCGGCGGTTCTGGCCGCCTGCGGCGGCGACGACTCCGGCGACGGGGCCGGCGCCCCCACCACCGCCGTTAGCCCTACCGCCACCGGCGGCGGCGGTCCGGCGGCCGGCCAGCCTTTGAAGACCACCGACATCCCGGTCGGTGGCGGCAAGATCTTCGCCAAGGAAGGCGTCGTGGTCACGCAGCCGAATCCGAGCGAATTCAAGGGCTTCAGTTCGATCTGCACCCACCAGAACTGCACGGTTTCGCGCGTCGAGGGCGGCACGATCAACTGCCTCTGCCACGGCAGCAAGTTCTCCACCTTTACGGCCCCGTTTCCGGATTTCCTCCGCCCTACCATCCGCCGCGTCGAACAGGGCCTGGACCTCGTCGTAGGTCAGCGGCCGGCGACCCGGCCGTCCCTCGAAGTCGCTGACGTGGGCGACGGTGTTCCACTCGTGCAGGATCTTCGCCGGGGCCTGGCCGATCCGCTCAGGCAGCCGCCCAGCCGTAGCCGGGGTCGCTGA
- a CDS encoding low temperature requirement protein A: protein MASGAAALLRRPEEPRATYLELFFDLVFVFALARLSQGLLDHLSWSDAFQTLVLLLALWTVWAQTAGLTDRLDPQQPLIQLLVIATMFGTLLMAAAAPEAFGEHGLVFAGLYVATQIGRSAAVVLLLRGHEARGAFARPLFWSCVSAVPWIAGAVAHDTARGVLWALAVAVEYGGIAFGFPTPRLGRATRAAEFAISAPHLAERYRQLFIIALGELILVTGFTFSRGRFEPDRIAAVVVAFTTTALLWRIYIHRAGRLLAEAIAAAPDPFRAVIPANYAHLLMVAGIVAIAVGDELVIEHPLGHTPPAWITVILGGSALFLAGRGMFEYTVFGRVSRSRPIGVLVLAAISPAAYFLPPLLVAMAPALVLAGIAISDAARARGRPPEPPSPPGPN from the coding sequence ATGGCGAGTGGGGCAGCGGCGCTGCTGCGACGACCCGAGGAACCACGAGCGACGTACCTGGAACTGTTCTTCGACCTGGTGTTCGTCTTCGCGCTCGCGCGGCTCTCGCAGGGGCTGCTGGATCATCTGAGCTGGAGCGACGCCTTCCAGACGCTCGTGTTGCTGCTCGCCCTGTGGACGGTTTGGGCCCAGACGGCGGGGCTCACGGACAGGTTGGACCCGCAGCAGCCGCTGATACAGCTGCTGGTGATCGCGACCATGTTCGGCACCCTGCTGATGGCCGCCGCAGCGCCGGAGGCGTTCGGCGAGCATGGTCTGGTCTTCGCAGGCTTGTACGTCGCCACCCAGATCGGTCGCAGCGCCGCCGTGGTGCTTTTGCTGCGGGGCCACGAGGCGCGGGGCGCCTTCGCGCGGCCACTCTTCTGGTCCTGCGTGTCCGCAGTGCCGTGGATCGCGGGTGCTGTCGCGCACGACACGGCGCGTGGGGTGCTGTGGGCGCTGGCGGTGGCCGTGGAGTACGGGGGAATCGCATTCGGCTTTCCCACACCACGGCTGGGTCGCGCGACGCGTGCAGCCGAGTTCGCAATCTCCGCCCCACATCTGGCCGAGCGCTACCGGCAGCTCTTCATCATCGCGCTCGGCGAGCTCATCCTGGTCACCGGTTTCACCTTCAGCCGCGGCAGGTTCGAGCCCGACCGGATAGCCGCGGTCGTGGTCGCGTTCACCACCACGGCGCTGCTGTGGCGGATCTACATCCACCGCGCCGGGCGGCTGCTGGCAGAGGCCATCGCAGCCGCCCCCGACCCATTCCGCGCGGTCATCCCGGCGAATTACGCCCACCTGCTCATGGTCGCCGGCATCGTCGCCATCGCCGTCGGCGACGAACTTGTCATCGAGCACCCGCTCGGACACACACCACCGGCCTGGATCACCGTCATCCTCGGCGGATCCGCGCTGTTCCTCGCCGGACGGGGCATGTTCGAGTACACGGTGTTCGGCCGGGTCTCCCGCTCCCGACCGATCGGGGTCCTCGTACTCGCCGCCATATCGCCGGCGGCGTACTTCCTGCCGCCGCTGCTGGTCGCCATGGCACCTGCCCTCGTCCTGGCCGGAATCGCCATATCCGACGCAGCCCGTGCCCGAGGACGCCCACCCGAGCCGCCCTCACCACCTGGCCCGAATTGA